One window of the Saccopteryx bilineata isolate mSacBil1 chromosome 2, mSacBil1_pri_phased_curated, whole genome shotgun sequence genome contains the following:
- the MINK1 gene encoding misshapen-like kinase 1 isoform X4 gives MGDPAPARSLDDIDLSALRDPAGIFELVEVVGNGTYGQVYKGRHVKTGQLAAIKVMDVTEDEEEEIKQEINMLKKYSHHRNIATYYGAFIKKSPPGNDDQLWLVMEFCGAGSVTDLVKNTKGNALKEDCIAYICREILRGLAHLHAHKVIHRDIKGQNVLLTENAEVKLVDFGVSAQLDRTVGRRNTFIGTPYWMAPEVIACDENPDATYDYRSDIWSLGITAIEMAEGAPPLCDMHPMRALFLIPRNPPPRLKSKKWSKKFIDFIDTCLIKTYLSRPPTEQLLKFPFIRDQPTERQVRIQLKDHIDRSRKKRGEKEETEYEYSGSEEEDDSHGEEGEPSSIMNVPGESTLRREFLRLQQENKSNSEALKQQQQLQQQQQRDPEAHIKHLLHQRQRRIEEQKEERRRVEEQQRREREQRKLQEKEQQRRLEDMQVLRREEERRQAEREQEYIRHRLEEEQRQLEILQQQLLQEQALLLEYKRKQLEEQRQSERLQRQLQQEHAYLKSLQQQQQQQQLQKQQQQQQILPGDRKPLYHYGRGINPADKPAWAREVEERTRMNKQQNSPLAKTKPSSTGPEPPIPQASPGPPGPLSQTPPMQRPVEPQEGPHKSLQDQPTRNLAAFPASHDPDPAAPIPTATPSARGAIIRQNSDPTSEGPGTSPNPPAWVRQDNEAPPKVPQRTSSIATALNTSGAGGSRPAQAVRARPRSNSAWQIYLQRRAERGSPKPPGPPAQPPGPPNACSNPDLRRSDPGWERSDSVLPTSHGHLPQAGSLERNRVGASSKLDSSPVLSPGNKAKPDDHRSRPGRPASYKRAIGEDFVLLKERTLDEAPRPPKKAMDYSSSSEEVESSEDDDEESNGEPSEGSRDTVGARSDGDTDSISTMVVHDVEEIAGTQTPYGGGTMVVQRTPEEERSLLHADSNGYTNLPDVVQPSHSPTESNKGQSPPLKDGGSDYQSRGLVKAPGKSSFTMFVDLGIYQPGGGGDTIPITALVGGEASRLDQLQYDVRKGSVVNVNPTNTRTHSETPEIRKYKKRFNSEILCAALWGVNLLVGTENGLMLLDRSGQGKVYGLIGRRRFQQMDVLEGLNLLITISGKRNKLRVYYLSWLRNKILHNDPEVEKKQGWTTVGDMEGCGHYRVVKYERIKFLVIALKNSVEVYAWAPKPYHKFMAFKSFADLPHRPLLVDLTVEEGQRLKVIYGSSAGFHAVDVDSGNSYDIYIPVHIQSQITPHAIIFLPNTDGMEMLLCYEDEGVYVNTYGRIIKDVVLQWGEMPTSVAYICSNQIMGWGEKAIEIRSVETGHLDGVFMHKRAQRLKFLCERNDKVFFASVRSGGSSQVYFMTLNRNCIMNW, from the exons CTGGTAATGGAGTTCTGCGGTGCTGGTTCCGTGACAGACCtggtaaaaaatacaaaagggaatGCCCTGAAGGAGGACTGTATCGCCTACATCTGCAGGGAGATTCTGAGG GGTCTGGCCCATCTCCACGCCCACAAGGTGATTCACAGAGACATCAAGGGGCAGAACGTGCTGCTGACAGAGAATGCGGAGGTCAAGCTAG TGGACTTTGGGGTGAGTGCTCAGCTGGACCGCACCGTGGGCCGACGGAACACTTTTATTGGGACCCCCTACTGGATGGCCCCAGAGGTCATCGCCTGTGATGAGAACCCTGATGCCACCTATGATTATAGG AGTGACATTTGGTCTCTAGGAATCACAGCCATCGAGATGGCAGAGGGAGCCCCCC CTCTCTGTGACATGCATCCCATGCGAGCCCTCTTCCTCATCCCTCGGAACCCGCCTCCCAGGCTCAAATCCAAGAAATG GTCTAAGAAGTTCATCGACTTCATTGACACATGTCTCATTAAAACTTACCTGAGCCGCCCACCAACGGAACAGCTACTAAAGTTTCCTTTCATCCGCGACCAGCCCACGGAGCGGCAAGTCCGCATCCAGCTTAAGGACCACATCGACCGATCTCGGAAGAAGCGGGGCGAGAAAG AGGAGACAGAATATGAATACAGCGGCAGTGAAGAGGAAGATGACAGccacggagaggaaggagagccaaG CTCCATCATGAACGTGCCTGGTGAGTCCACACTACGCCGCGAATTTCTTCGGCTTCAGCAGGAGAATAAGAGCAACTCAGAGGCtttaaagcagcagcagcagctgcagcagcaacAGCAACGAGACCCTGAGGCACACATCAAACACCTCCTGCACCAGCGGCAGCGCCGCATTGAGGAGCAGAAGGAAGAGCGGCGGCGCGTTGAGGAG CAACAGCGGCGGGAGCGGGAGCAGCGGAAGCTGCAGGAGAAGGAGCAGCAGCGGCGGCTGGAAGACATGCAGGTGCTGCGGCGGGAGGAGGAGAGGCGGCAAGCAGAGCGGGAGCAG GAATATATTCGTCACAGGCTAGAGGAAGAGCAGCGACAGCTCGAGATCCTTCAGCAACAGCTGCTCCAGGAACAGGCCCTACTGCTG GAATACAAGCGGAAGCAACTGGAGGAGCAGCGGCAGTCAGAGCGTCTGCAGAGGCAGCTGCAGCAGGAGCATGCCTACCTCAAgtccctgcagcagcagcagcagcagcagcagcttcagaaacaacagcagcagcaacaaatcCTTCCTGGGGACAGGAAGCCCCTGTACCATTATGGTCGGGGCATTAACCCTGCTGACAAACCAGCCTGGGCCCGAGAG GTAGAAGAGAGAACAAGGATGAACAAGCAGCAGAACTCTCCCTTGGCCAAGACCAAGCCAAGCAGCACAGGGCCTGAGCCCCCCATCCCCCAGGCTTCCCCTGGGCCCCCAGGACCACTTTCCCAAACTCCTCCTATGCAGAGGCCAGTAGAGCCCCAGGAGGGACCGCACAAG TCCCTGCAGGACCAGCCCACCCGAAATCTGGCTGCCTTCCCAGCTTCTCATGACCCTGACCCTGCTGCCCCCATACCCACTGCCACGCCCAGTGCCCGAGGAGCTATCATCCGCCAGAATTCAGACCCCACCTCAGAAGGGCCTGGCACCAGCCCAAACCCCCCAGCCTGGGTCCGGCAGGATAATGAGGCCCCACCCAAG gTGCCTCAGAGGACCTCATCTATTGCCACTGCCCTTAACACCAGTGGGGCCGGAGGGTCTCGGCCAGCCCAAGCTGTCCGTGCCAG ACCTCGCAGCAACTCCGCCTGGCAAATCTATCTGCAAAGGAGGGCAGAGCGGGGGAGCCCCAAGCCTCCAGGGCCCCCTGCTCAGCCCCCTGGCCCGCCCAACGCCTGTAG TAACCCTGACCTCAGAAGGAGTGACCCTGGCTGGGAGCGCTCGGACAGTGTCCTCCCCACATCTCATGGGCACCTCCCCCAGGCTGGCTCTCTGGAACGAAACCGTGTGGGAG CCTCTTCCAAACTGGACAGCTCCCCAGTGCTATCTCCTGGGAACAAAGCCAAGCCTGATGACCACCGCTCCCGGCCAGGCCGGCCCGCA AGCTATAAGCGAGCCATTGGTGAG GATTTTGTGTTGCTGAAAGAGCGGACTCTGGATGAGGCCCCGCGGCCTCCTAAAAAGGCCATGGACTACTCATCGTCCAGTGAGGAGGTGGAGAGCAGTGAGGATGATGATGAGGAAAGCAATGGCGAACCATCAGAAGGGAGCAGAGATACCGTGGGGGCCCG CAGCGATGGGGACACAGACAGCATCAGCACCATGGTGGTCCATGATGTAGAGGAGATAGCCGGAACCCAGACCCCCTATGGGGGTGGCACCATGGTAGTCCAGCGT ACTCCTGAAGAAGAGCGAAGCCTGCTGCATGCTGACAGTAACGGTTACACAAACCTGCCAGATGTGGTCCAGCCCAGCCACTCGCCTACTGAGAGCAACAAAGGTCAAAGCCCCCCCTTAAAGGATGGAGGCAGTGAT TACCAGTCTCGTGGGCTGGTGAAGGCTCCCGGCAAGAGCTCGTTCACGATGTTTGTGGACCTAGGCATCTACCAGCCCGGAGGCGGTGGGGACACCATCCCCATCACAG CCCTAGTGGGTGGAGAGGCCAGTCGGCTTGATCAACTACAGTATGATGTGCGGAAAGGCTCTGTGGTCAACGTGAACCCCACCAACACCCGAACCCACAGTGAAACCCCCGAGATTCGGAAGTACAAGAAGCGATTCAATTCCGAGATCCTCTGTGCGGCCCTTTGGG GTGTCAACCTGCTGGTGGGCACAGAGAATGGGCTGATGTTGCTGGACCGAAGTGGACAGGGCAAGGTGTATGGACTCATTGGGCGGCGACGCTTCCAGCAAATGGATGTGCTGGAAGGACTCAACTTGCTCATCACCATCTCAG ggaaaagaaacaaactgCGGGTATATTACCTGTCCTGGCTCCGGAACAAGATTCTGCACAATGACCCAGAAGTGGAGAAGAAGCAGGGCTGGACCACTGTGGGGGACATGGAGGGCTGCGGGCACTACCGCGTTG TGAAATACGAACGTATTAAGTTCCTGGTCATCGCCTTGAAGAACTCCGTAGAGGTGTATGCCTGGGCCCCCAAACCCTACCACAAATTCATGGCCTTCAAG TCCTTTGCTGACCTGCCTCACCGCCCTCTATTGGTGGACCTTACAGTAGAGGAGGGACAGCGGCTCAAGGTCATCTATGGCTCTAGTGCCGGCTTCCACGCTGTGGATGTTGACTCGGGGAACAGCTATGACATCTACATCCCTGTTCAT ATCCAGAGCCAGATCACACCCCACGCCATCATCTTCCTCCCCAACACTGATGGCATGGAAATGCTGCTGTGCTATGAGGACGAGGGCGTGTATGTCAACACATACGGGCGGATCATTAAGGATGTGGTGCTGCAGTGGGGAGAGATGCCCACCTCTGTGG CCTACATCTGCTCCAACCAGATAATGGGCTGGGGCGAGAAAGCCATTGAGATCCGCTCTGTGGAGACAGGCCATCTAGATGGGGTCTTCATGCACAAACGAGCTCAGAGGCTCAAGTTCCTGTGTGAGCGGAATGACAAG GTATTCTTTGCCTCAGTCCGCTCTGGGGGCAGCAGCCAAGTTTACTTTATGACTCTGAACCGCAACTGCATCATGAATTGGTGA
- the MINK1 gene encoding misshapen-like kinase 1 isoform X2 produces the protein MGDPAPARSLDDIDLSALRDPAGIFELVEVVGNGTYGQVYKGRHVKTGQLAAIKVMDVTEDEEEEIKQEINMLKKYSHHRNIATYYGAFIKKSPPGNDDQLWLVMEFCGAGSVTDLVKNTKGNALKEDCIAYICREILRGLAHLHAHKVIHRDIKGQNVLLTENAEVKLVDFGVSAQLDRTVGRRNTFIGTPYWMAPEVIACDENPDATYDYRSDIWSLGITAIEMAEGAPPLCDMHPMRALFLIPRNPPPRLKSKKWSKKFIDFIDTCLIKTYLSRPPTEQLLKFPFIRDQPTERQVRIQLKDHIDRSRKKRGEKEETEYEYSGSEEEDDSHGEEGEPSSIMNVPGESTLRREFLRLQQENKSNSEALKQQQQLQQQQQRDPEAHIKHLLHQRQRRIEEQKEERRRVEEQQRREREQRKLQEKEQQRRLEDMQVLRREEERRQAEREQEYIRHRLEEEQRQLEILQQQLLQEQALLLEYKRKQLEEQRQSERLQRQLQQEHAYLKSLQQQQQQQQLQKQQQQQQILPGDRKPLYHYGRGINPADKPAWAREVEERTRMNKQQNSPLAKTKPSSTGPEPPIPQASPGPPGPLSQTPPMQRPVEPQEGPHKSLVAHRVPLKPYAAPVPRSQSLQDQPTRNLAAFPASHDPDPAAPIPTATPSARGAIIRQNSDPTSEGPGTSPNPPAWVRQDNEAPPKVPQRTSSIATALNTSGAGGSRPAQAVRARPRSNSAWQIYLQRRAERGSPKPPGPPAQPPGPPNACSNPDLRRSDPGWERSDSVLPTSHGHLPQAGSLERNRVGASSKLDSSPVLSPGNKAKPDDHRSRPGRPASYKRAIGEDFVLLKERTLDEAPRPPKKAMDYSSSSEEVESSEDDDEESNGEPSEGSRDTVGARDGDTDSISTMVVHDVEEIAGTQTPYGGGTMVVQRTPEEERSLLHADSNGYTNLPDVVQPSHSPTESNKGQSPPLKDGGSDYQSRGLVKAPGKSSFTMFVDLGIYQPGGGGDTIPITALVGGEASRLDQLQYDVRKGSVVNVNPTNTRTHSETPEIRKYKKRFNSEILCAALWGVNLLVGTENGLMLLDRSGQGKVYGLIGRRRFQQMDVLEGLNLLITISGKRNKLRVYYLSWLRNKILHNDPEVEKKQGWTTVGDMEGCGHYRVVKYERIKFLVIALKNSVEVYAWAPKPYHKFMAFKSFADLPHRPLLVDLTVEEGQRLKVIYGSSAGFHAVDVDSGNSYDIYIPVHIQSQITPHAIIFLPNTDGMEMLLCYEDEGVYVNTYGRIIKDVVLQWGEMPTSVAYICSNQIMGWGEKAIEIRSVETGHLDGVFMHKRAQRLKFLCERNDKVFFASVRSGGSSQVYFMTLNRNCIMNW, from the exons CTGGTAATGGAGTTCTGCGGTGCTGGTTCCGTGACAGACCtggtaaaaaatacaaaagggaatGCCCTGAAGGAGGACTGTATCGCCTACATCTGCAGGGAGATTCTGAGG GGTCTGGCCCATCTCCACGCCCACAAGGTGATTCACAGAGACATCAAGGGGCAGAACGTGCTGCTGACAGAGAATGCGGAGGTCAAGCTAG TGGACTTTGGGGTGAGTGCTCAGCTGGACCGCACCGTGGGCCGACGGAACACTTTTATTGGGACCCCCTACTGGATGGCCCCAGAGGTCATCGCCTGTGATGAGAACCCTGATGCCACCTATGATTATAGG AGTGACATTTGGTCTCTAGGAATCACAGCCATCGAGATGGCAGAGGGAGCCCCCC CTCTCTGTGACATGCATCCCATGCGAGCCCTCTTCCTCATCCCTCGGAACCCGCCTCCCAGGCTCAAATCCAAGAAATG GTCTAAGAAGTTCATCGACTTCATTGACACATGTCTCATTAAAACTTACCTGAGCCGCCCACCAACGGAACAGCTACTAAAGTTTCCTTTCATCCGCGACCAGCCCACGGAGCGGCAAGTCCGCATCCAGCTTAAGGACCACATCGACCGATCTCGGAAGAAGCGGGGCGAGAAAG AGGAGACAGAATATGAATACAGCGGCAGTGAAGAGGAAGATGACAGccacggagaggaaggagagccaaG CTCCATCATGAACGTGCCTGGTGAGTCCACACTACGCCGCGAATTTCTTCGGCTTCAGCAGGAGAATAAGAGCAACTCAGAGGCtttaaagcagcagcagcagctgcagcagcaacAGCAACGAGACCCTGAGGCACACATCAAACACCTCCTGCACCAGCGGCAGCGCCGCATTGAGGAGCAGAAGGAAGAGCGGCGGCGCGTTGAGGAG CAACAGCGGCGGGAGCGGGAGCAGCGGAAGCTGCAGGAGAAGGAGCAGCAGCGGCGGCTGGAAGACATGCAGGTGCTGCGGCGGGAGGAGGAGAGGCGGCAAGCAGAGCGGGAGCAG GAATATATTCGTCACAGGCTAGAGGAAGAGCAGCGACAGCTCGAGATCCTTCAGCAACAGCTGCTCCAGGAACAGGCCCTACTGCTG GAATACAAGCGGAAGCAACTGGAGGAGCAGCGGCAGTCAGAGCGTCTGCAGAGGCAGCTGCAGCAGGAGCATGCCTACCTCAAgtccctgcagcagcagcagcagcagcagcagcttcagaaacaacagcagcagcaacaaatcCTTCCTGGGGACAGGAAGCCCCTGTACCATTATGGTCGGGGCATTAACCCTGCTGACAAACCAGCCTGGGCCCGAGAG GTAGAAGAGAGAACAAGGATGAACAAGCAGCAGAACTCTCCCTTGGCCAAGACCAAGCCAAGCAGCACAGGGCCTGAGCCCCCCATCCCCCAGGCTTCCCCTGGGCCCCCAGGACCACTTTCCCAAACTCCTCCTATGCAGAGGCCAGTAGAGCCCCAGGAGGGACCGCACAAG AGCCTGGTGGCACACCGGGTCCCACTGAAGCCATATGCAGCGCCTGTACCCCGATCCCAGTCCCTGCAGGACCAGCCCACCCGAAATCTGGCTGCCTTCCCAGCTTCTCATGACCCTGACCCTGCTGCCCCCATACCCACTGCCACGCCCAGTGCCCGAGGAGCTATCATCCGCCAGAATTCAGACCCCACCTCAGAAGGGCCTGGCACCAGCCCAAACCCCCCAGCCTGGGTCCGGCAGGATAATGAGGCCCCACCCAAG gTGCCTCAGAGGACCTCATCTATTGCCACTGCCCTTAACACCAGTGGGGCCGGAGGGTCTCGGCCAGCCCAAGCTGTCCGTGCCAG ACCTCGCAGCAACTCCGCCTGGCAAATCTATCTGCAAAGGAGGGCAGAGCGGGGGAGCCCCAAGCCTCCAGGGCCCCCTGCTCAGCCCCCTGGCCCGCCCAACGCCTGTAG TAACCCTGACCTCAGAAGGAGTGACCCTGGCTGGGAGCGCTCGGACAGTGTCCTCCCCACATCTCATGGGCACCTCCCCCAGGCTGGCTCTCTGGAACGAAACCGTGTGGGAG CCTCTTCCAAACTGGACAGCTCCCCAGTGCTATCTCCTGGGAACAAAGCCAAGCCTGATGACCACCGCTCCCGGCCAGGCCGGCCCGCA AGCTATAAGCGAGCCATTGGTGAG GATTTTGTGTTGCTGAAAGAGCGGACTCTGGATGAGGCCCCGCGGCCTCCTAAAAAGGCCATGGACTACTCATCGTCCAGTGAGGAGGTGGAGAGCAGTGAGGATGATGATGAGGAAAGCAATGGCGAACCATCAGAAGGGAGCAGAGATACCGTGGGGGCCCG CGATGGGGACACAGACAGCATCAGCACCATGGTGGTCCATGATGTAGAGGAGATAGCCGGAACCCAGACCCCCTATGGGGGTGGCACCATGGTAGTCCAGCGT ACTCCTGAAGAAGAGCGAAGCCTGCTGCATGCTGACAGTAACGGTTACACAAACCTGCCAGATGTGGTCCAGCCCAGCCACTCGCCTACTGAGAGCAACAAAGGTCAAAGCCCCCCCTTAAAGGATGGAGGCAGTGAT TACCAGTCTCGTGGGCTGGTGAAGGCTCCCGGCAAGAGCTCGTTCACGATGTTTGTGGACCTAGGCATCTACCAGCCCGGAGGCGGTGGGGACACCATCCCCATCACAG CCCTAGTGGGTGGAGAGGCCAGTCGGCTTGATCAACTACAGTATGATGTGCGGAAAGGCTCTGTGGTCAACGTGAACCCCACCAACACCCGAACCCACAGTGAAACCCCCGAGATTCGGAAGTACAAGAAGCGATTCAATTCCGAGATCCTCTGTGCGGCCCTTTGGG GTGTCAACCTGCTGGTGGGCACAGAGAATGGGCTGATGTTGCTGGACCGAAGTGGACAGGGCAAGGTGTATGGACTCATTGGGCGGCGACGCTTCCAGCAAATGGATGTGCTGGAAGGACTCAACTTGCTCATCACCATCTCAG ggaaaagaaacaaactgCGGGTATATTACCTGTCCTGGCTCCGGAACAAGATTCTGCACAATGACCCAGAAGTGGAGAAGAAGCAGGGCTGGACCACTGTGGGGGACATGGAGGGCTGCGGGCACTACCGCGTTG TGAAATACGAACGTATTAAGTTCCTGGTCATCGCCTTGAAGAACTCCGTAGAGGTGTATGCCTGGGCCCCCAAACCCTACCACAAATTCATGGCCTTCAAG TCCTTTGCTGACCTGCCTCACCGCCCTCTATTGGTGGACCTTACAGTAGAGGAGGGACAGCGGCTCAAGGTCATCTATGGCTCTAGTGCCGGCTTCCACGCTGTGGATGTTGACTCGGGGAACAGCTATGACATCTACATCCCTGTTCAT ATCCAGAGCCAGATCACACCCCACGCCATCATCTTCCTCCCCAACACTGATGGCATGGAAATGCTGCTGTGCTATGAGGACGAGGGCGTGTATGTCAACACATACGGGCGGATCATTAAGGATGTGGTGCTGCAGTGGGGAGAGATGCCCACCTCTGTGG CCTACATCTGCTCCAACCAGATAATGGGCTGGGGCGAGAAAGCCATTGAGATCCGCTCTGTGGAGACAGGCCATCTAGATGGGGTCTTCATGCACAAACGAGCTCAGAGGCTCAAGTTCCTGTGTGAGCGGAATGACAAG GTATTCTTTGCCTCAGTCCGCTCTGGGGGCAGCAGCCAAGTTTACTTTATGACTCTGAACCGCAACTGCATCATGAATTGGTGA